A genomic segment from Candidatus Eisenbacteria bacterium encodes:
- a CDS encoding AAA family ATPase gives MFETALGLRENPFVAGHQPRFVYPSREHQEALAHLRFGIENREPFVLITGEVGTGKTTAIYDALNGWGARTVVALITNSSLTRAELIEEIALRFGLALPPGTSKPQALVQLERHLREVRTRGELAILLLDEAQNLDRELLEEIRLLSNLEEQGAKLLQIFLVGQPELEEKLTRPELRQLKQRIVVHYRLKPMGADETEHYIRHRVAVAGGNSYELFPVETCRAIFALTHGIPREINTVSGQAMLNAYVDDSRVVRPDHVHSVARENEFRSVIDVHGLRGGGGEASPSPYSRAQDAHQPSPPVANANVPDALSPRVEPETIIPAAEPPRRPMDAPATEWRSAPRAEPQPEFTREWPNEPAAEPRRDPAPLAASSPAEDADIAMPAWLEDAIARRRAEGPAAEPEAIEEPVLLAAAAPARMPRIVPHPSGEAGRARDDDSLPPRLREKLDRGENETPRERSALPWV, from the coding sequence ATGTTCGAAACCGCACTCGGCTTGCGCGAGAATCCGTTCGTCGCAGGGCACCAGCCCCGCTTCGTGTATCCCAGTCGCGAGCATCAGGAAGCGCTCGCGCATCTGCGCTTTGGGATCGAGAACCGTGAGCCGTTCGTGCTCATCACCGGCGAAGTCGGCACCGGCAAGACCACCGCGATCTACGATGCCCTGAACGGCTGGGGCGCGCGCACCGTGGTGGCGCTCATCACCAACTCGTCGCTGACGCGCGCCGAACTGATCGAAGAGATCGCACTGCGCTTCGGGCTCGCGCTGCCGCCCGGAACTTCGAAGCCGCAGGCGCTCGTGCAGCTGGAGCGCCACTTGCGCGAAGTCCGCACGCGCGGCGAACTCGCGATCCTGCTGCTCGACGAAGCGCAGAACCTGGATCGCGAGTTGCTCGAGGAGATCCGTCTGCTCTCGAATCTCGAAGAGCAGGGAGCCAAGCTGCTGCAGATCTTCCTCGTCGGTCAGCCCGAGCTCGAGGAAAAGCTGACGCGCCCCGAACTGCGCCAGCTCAAGCAGCGCATCGTGGTGCACTACCGGTTGAAGCCGATGGGCGCCGACGAGACCGAGCATTACATCCGCCATCGCGTCGCGGTCGCCGGCGGCAACTCGTACGAGCTGTTCCCGGTCGAGACCTGTCGCGCGATCTTTGCACTCACGCACGGCATCCCGCGCGAGATCAACACCGTCTCCGGCCAGGCGATGCTCAACGCCTACGTGGACGACAGTCGCGTGGTGCGGCCCGACCACGTGCACTCGGTGGCGCGCGAGAACGAATTCCGCAGCGTGATCGACGTGCACGGTCTGCGCGGCGGCGGCGGGGAAGCGTCACCTTCGCCCTACTCGCGAGCGCAGGACGCGCACCAACCTTCTCCACCGGTGGCGAACGCGAACGTTCCCGACGCTCTCTCACCGCGCGTCGAACCCGAGACCATCATTCCCGCCGCCGAGCCGCCGCGTCGCCCGATGGATGCACCCGCGACCGAATGGCGCTCGGCGCCCCGAGCAGAACCCCAGCCCGAGTTCACGCGCGAGTGGCCGAACGAACCGGCCGCCGAGCCGAGGCGCGACCCCGCGCCGCTGGCCGCTTCGTCCCCCGCAGAGGACGCCGACATCGCGATGCCCGCGTGGCTCGAGGATGCCATCGCCAGGCGTCGCGCCGAGGGACCGGCCGCGGAACCGGAAGCGATCGAAGAGCCGGTGTTGCTCGCGGCGGCGGCGCCCGCGCGCATGCCGCGCATCGTGCCGCATCCGTCGGGTGAGGCAGGACGAGCGCGCGATGACGACTCGTTGCCGCCACGGCTGCGCGAGAAGCTCGATCGTGGCGAGAACGAGACGCCGCGCGAGCGCTCGGCACTGCCGTGGGT
- the pyrE gene encoding orotate phosphoribosyltransferase gives MTSPDERDQLRQMLLDRSMKFGEFVLSSGATSNYYIDVRKTSLHPGGLKMIARLLWERLKDDDITAVGGLTMGADPLVAGVMLYSAEQGRPLEGFLVRSTAKDHGMRGQVEGNLAGHKRVAILDDVITSGESALIAAEAAESYRAQVVRVLAVVDREQGATQIFQQRNLPFQALYSIGELLPAQRG, from the coding sequence ATGACGTCACCGGACGAACGCGACCAGTTGCGCCAGATGCTTCTCGATCGCTCCATGAAGTTCGGCGAGTTCGTCCTCAGCTCGGGCGCGACCTCGAACTACTACATCGATGTGCGCAAGACCAGCCTCCACCCCGGTGGTCTCAAGATGATCGCGCGGTTGTTGTGGGAGCGCCTGAAGGACGACGACATCACCGCGGTCGGCGGACTCACGATGGGAGCCGATCCGCTGGTCGCCGGAGTCATGCTCTACAGCGCCGAGCAGGGCCGGCCGCTCGAGGGGTTTCTCGTGCGCAGCACCGCCAAGGACCACGGCATGCGAGGTCAGGTCGAGGGAAATCTCGCCGGACACAAGCGCGTCGCAATCCTGGACGACGTGATCACCAGTGGTGAGAGTGCGCTCATCGCGGCCGAGGCGGCCGAGTCGTACCGCGCACAGGTGGTGCGCGTGCTCGCCGTGGTCGACCGCGAGCAGGGCGCCACGCAGATCTTTCAGCAGCGAAACCTGCCGTTTCAGGCGCTGTACTCGATCGGCGAGCTGCTGCCGGCTCAGCGCGGATAG
- a CDS encoding M23 family metallopeptidase: MTRMDPPARAAACLLLLAFTFGILGADSKRIAGSGSASTIRTKPAPRLAGERAIPFDAPLGRAPLDTPLTVTGGFGEFRIGHFHAGLDFGTGRRVGAPVYAPLDGYIERVRTSGVGYGRSLYLRTRDGRTIQFGHLDAFTDPIALYAATAQESSGQYEQDLWPEANRFAVKTGDRIAWTGQSGAGGPHMHFEIRRGDVAYNPFLAGLRVNDATQPSLVSVTLAPLDDSSHVEGVSAPRTFALRAAGDTIAVRGRLRVVIAARDGVWEGVDRMVPWLVRMEWGERWVECRMDSISWATEMNESDFLYDNGRIVGDKGIVLWAAAGFRPRFIRASEPPGREVGTLEVPPGSEPLRVRLLARDVSGNQTSRWILLRPDARPAARRGAGVERGAMGGTEARTLAIDGEVAADFDAGEGYRVKWQRGTFAEPATIRYGVPALRPPLSIEFDARLAAPMCEITPTFIPLRRALSLAWTAPEGARRALYRWDGSGWSFVGSGGDSANGHRVAESRRLGTFALLADTLAPRVTLRKPSVGPRKPYSRWELEAGVVESASGVDARESYFMIEGKRVPTEWDSEADALRWRPRVVPAAGTYRITVVVTDRAGNARTRSGVFSAL, translated from the coding sequence ATGACACGGATGGATCCGCCCGCGCGAGCCGCCGCCTGTCTGCTGCTGCTCGCGTTCACGTTCGGGATCCTCGGCGCCGACTCGAAGCGGATCGCCGGCTCCGGCTCCGCGTCCACGATTCGTACGAAGCCCGCGCCCCGACTGGCCGGCGAGCGCGCGATTCCATTCGACGCACCGTTGGGTCGCGCGCCTCTCGACACGCCGCTCACGGTCACCGGCGGGTTCGGCGAGTTTCGCATCGGGCACTTTCACGCCGGGCTCGACTTCGGCACCGGGCGACGCGTCGGCGCGCCGGTCTACGCGCCGCTCGATGGCTACATCGAGCGCGTGCGGACTTCCGGCGTGGGCTACGGCCGTTCGCTCTACCTGCGCACCCGCGACGGCCGCACCATCCAGTTCGGTCATCTCGACGCGTTCACCGACCCGATCGCGCTGTACGCAGCGACCGCACAGGAATCGAGCGGGCAGTACGAGCAGGACCTGTGGCCCGAGGCGAATCGCTTCGCCGTCAAGACCGGAGATCGCATCGCGTGGACTGGTCAGAGCGGCGCTGGCGGCCCGCACATGCACTTCGAGATCCGGCGCGGTGACGTGGCGTACAACCCGTTTCTCGCCGGTCTGCGCGTGAACGATGCCACGCAGCCGTCACTGGTGAGTGTCACGCTCGCTCCACTCGACGACTCGTCGCATGTTGAGGGCGTCAGCGCCCCGCGGACGTTCGCATTGCGCGCCGCCGGCGACACCATCGCAGTGCGCGGCCGCCTGCGCGTCGTGATCGCGGCTCGCGACGGAGTGTGGGAGGGCGTCGACCGCATGGTGCCGTGGCTCGTGCGCATGGAGTGGGGCGAGCGCTGGGTCGAGTGCCGCATGGATTCGATCTCGTGGGCGACCGAGATGAACGAGAGCGACTTTCTCTACGACAACGGCCGCATCGTTGGTGACAAGGGCATCGTGCTGTGGGCGGCGGCGGGATTTCGCCCGCGCTTCATTCGCGCTTCCGAGCCGCCGGGTCGCGAAGTCGGCACGCTCGAGGTGCCGCCGGGCTCGGAACCTCTGCGCGTTCGACTGCTCGCGCGTGACGTGTCGGGCAATCAGACCTCGCGCTGGATCCTGCTGCGCCCCGACGCGCGCCCGGCCGCGCGCCGCGGCGCTGGAGTCGAGCGCGGCGCGATGGGTGGAACCGAAGCGCGAACACTCGCGATCGACGGCGAGGTCGCGGCCGACTTCGACGCCGGCGAGGGCTACCGCGTGAAATGGCAGCGTGGAACGTTCGCGGAGCCCGCGACGATTCGCTACGGCGTCCCGGCGCTCAGGCCGCCGCTCTCGATCGAGTTCGACGCTCGCCTTGCGGCTCCGATGTGCGAGATCACTCCCACCTTCATACCGCTGCGCCGCGCGCTGAGCCTCGCCTGGACCGCTCCCGAGGGTGCCAGGCGCGCACTCTACCGATGGGATGGAAGCGGCTGGTCGTTCGTCGGCAGCGGAGGCGACTCCGCGAACGGGCACCGCGTCGCCGAGTCGCGACGGCTCGGCACCTTCGCGCTGCTCGCCGACACGCTCGCTCCGCGCGTGACGCTTCGAAAGCCGTCCGTGGGACCGCGGAAGCCCTACAGCCGCTGGGAACTCGAGGCCGGCGTGGTCGAGAGTGCGAGTGGTGTCGACGCGCGCGAGTCCTACTTCATGATCGAAGGCAAACGCGTGCCGACCGAGTGGGATTCCGAAGCCGACGCATTGCGCTGGCGTCCACGCGTGGTGCCGGCCGCGGGCACCTATCGCATCACTGTCGTCGTCACCGATCGCGCCGGAAACGCTCGGACCCGGTCTGGAGTCTTTTCGGCGCTATGA